From the genome of Phoenix dactylifera cultivar Barhee BC4 chromosome 17, palm_55x_up_171113_PBpolish2nd_filt_p, whole genome shotgun sequence:
GATCTATACACACATTTAACTCCAATCCAACGCTTAAGTATTGCTCGCCATCCCAACAGGCCAACATTTCTTGATCACGTTTTAAACATTACTGATAAGGTATTTTCTCTCACCTCATGCTTTTATTGGTCTGCGCTGTGCttttttgcatatttgcttGGCATTGATGGATTTTTTTGTATAAATTGTGAAGTGGGTTGAGCTCCATGGAGACCGTGCCGGTTATGATGATCCTGCCATTGTCACAGGTCTTGGAAGCATAGATGGCAAGAGTTATATGTTTATTGGCCATCAGAAAGGCAGAAACACAAAGGAAAATATTCAGCGCAATTTTGGAATGCCAACTCCACATGGGTAATGAATAGATTTTCCTATGCTAATAATGCCTTTTTGATAAATAGAGGCTTCTTTACTGCAGCAACATATATTTTTAACACTTACAGTGATTATCAAAATGGCCTGGGGCTTTCCTATATTAGTTTAAGAATTTGTTGAAACATTGTGGGTAAGCGTAATTGTTAGGCCATTTAGCTTCACAATAATTTTTCAGTATTTTACTGGGACAGTGACAAAATAAAATATGCAGAATCCTTTAAGGCATTCTCCAAGATAGTTCTCACATTAGGTTTTAAATGATTTATTGTACTGAAGTACACAAGGGGCTCATTAAACATATGCGTTCCTATGTAGCTATCGGAAGGCTTTGCGCATGATGAAGTATGCTGATCATCATGGGTTTCCCATCATCACATTTATTGACACACCTGGGGCGTATGCTGATCTTAAATCTGAAGAACTTGGTCAGGTATCATAGTTTCTTCTACCACTTCCCCACTGATGAGGGTGTTTCTTTCTTTGCGAATCACAGAATATTCTATGTTTCTTAAAGGTGGGTTACTGTTGCTTATTTCACTTGATTCAATACATGTAGGGAGAAGCAATAGCTCAAAATTTGAGGACTATGTTTGGCCTAAAGGTTCCAATTGTCACTGTTGTTATTGGAGAGGGTGGCTCTGGTGGTGCTCTTGCTATTGGCTgtgcaaataaaatattcatgttGGAGAACTCTGTCTTTTATGTTGCCAGgtaatctaacattgtcctatGCATTGTGCAACAGAGATGCTTGTCTAAGTTGAACATGACTTGAGTTTTCGATCAGAAGTACTCTAAAATACTCTTCTGCAagctatgagatgtggacagtCAAGTTAGGCTCATTGTCCACAAGGTTTTTATGATCGAACTGAATGTAAGGATTCCACATGATCCACAGTGGAGCGAAAAGGACCAGACTTTGGGAAATTTGCCATGCTTCAGACCTGTATCCATGTCTTCATGATTCATGAGACTCCTGTCTCTGTTTTGACCATATATGGGCCAAAACAAGCTTTATAATTTTACAAAAATCATATTAATATGGTCATAGGGCTTCTAACTGTTTATCTTTGATCTCATTCTACTTAATTGTCCATCCATGTTCTCTAAAAGAAATATTCCTTGCAACTGCCCTGTTGTGGGAAAATGGCACATCATGACTGCCTGtcatatattaattttattcTTCTGGTATCATGTGAAACTATCTTGGcacatcaaaaaatatatatttttgatgtaTGCATGCAATATTTATGTTAACTTCTCATGTGATATCTGTATTTGTGTGCTCTGTTGTATGCAGCCCGGAAGCATGTGCTGCAATACTGTGGAAGACCTCATCAGCAGCTCCTATGGTACGGTACAAGATCTGTGTGATCTCTGTAATTCCTGTAACCTCAGTCACTTGCTCTGACATTAATATTTTGCAATCACTTGTCCAGGCAGCTGAAAAACTAAGGATCACGGCTGCTGAATTGTGTAAACTCAAAATTGCTGATGGAATTATTCCGGTAAGTCTTCATAAGTTTCTTGACACCGACTTTATGCTACCATCTGAAGCTCTTGAATGCCAAAAATACCATTGAAGATTGATGGTCGGACCATAAAGTATCACTTTTTGTGGAAAAGTATTGTAGAAATAATTAAAATGAACTGGTACATTGCATAAAGGGTTTGAACTTTGAAGACCCTCGTTAGTTGGGGTTTTCAAAATCTTTTTGGAGGATTGGAAAAGAAGGGAGCCTGTGAAGACCTGGATACAGGTATTGAGATGGATCTTTGGCTCAGTACATGGAAGAAGCATATGTACATACCCATGAAAATAGTGAATATCCATAAGCCAAGTAGGAGTAGATGGGAAAATTTGATGTCCTGGTTATGATTGTaggtcatgtttttttttttccatattcTGTTTGGCCGATTAGGTTAACATAAAAAAATGACCAACTTGATGCAATTGTGGATTAATAGATCAGATTGAAGGTGCTTGATATATGATTAAATGTCCAAATGTTTCATATTTCAATAAAGTTTTAAGAGGTTTTCTCTTCTCTTGTCAAGAGATAGTTGATAACTTTGACTGCTGGTGTTTTTTGTGACATTTTAAGGAACCTCAGGTAGTGTTTTGCAATGGCTCAACTATGTGATGGCTTCAATTTCTCCTGACCTTTGTTTACTGGCTAATTTCTTCTTATATAGATTTTAGCTATTTTTTCCCCAGACACTTCGTGCATCAGAGCCATTTCCCTATCTTTCTTACTAATCTTTTCTATTTATATTCAACTTTTCTTGTTCAAACACAACCAAATTATAGGCCAGTTAAATTTCCAGCTACTTGTACATACGacccaggaaactctccactgAAAAATTATCTTGCAAATCTCCTTGGAAACCATTTATTCCAACCTAAATGCCCAGAATTAACAAATAAAGCTCGTATCTTCTATAAATTTTAGAAGTAGAGTTGCCTGATGTCCATTTCTTGCATCAAATATTGCTCCAGATTATATATTCATTTGCCCCACTTGTTGAATTCATCTCTGAGGCATGTCGTTCATAAAACcttgaatttattttattctaatCACTTTTTGCACCCAAATCCCCCTCCCTCACCCCTCCGCATGACAAACCACCAAGAGAGGTAGGGATAGGGGGATTTAGTTTTGTTTCCATGGTGCCAATTACTGGATTTCCTCAGAATTCTTCCATGTTGAGTGGTGCTTGCGTCATTTGACTCATTTTGCTTGTGGGATTGAGCTGACATGGTTTTGGACTGCAATTTTTGGTTGCATTCTGATACCgtgcagaaaaaaaaaggataaaaagttgcaaaaaaaggaagaaaaagggaaaacttCTTTGCAACTTTATTGCAAGACTGGCGTGTATTACCTTGTAAAGCTCCTTAAAATAGTCAAAGGTGTTGTCAATCATGTTGGAGTTTAGAATGAATTTAATAAGTTTTAACCTATATaggaaaattaaattttatgtaATGTATTAATTTTGTCGTGCATGGATGAACCGTGTGTTAGGATAGCAAAGAAGGTACGAATGTCGGGCAGGTATGTTGCTTCTGCTTGAAATGAAATAAATCATCTTCCAGCCATgaactatattttttttggactGAAAGCATCCTTCAAACCATTAAACCATGATAACACTAACAGCACAGGATTTTCCATGAAACCTGCTTGGGGGAGGGGGAATTAACTCCATAATATGCATTGTTTCCATAAGTAAAAAAGGACTACATGACGCATTTTTGAAGCATCTTTATACCAGATCACCACAAGCCTTAGAGATGATCCTTATTATCATATTAGATGTAGAAGTACGAGCATCGGCATTCAAATATTGTCTGGCCTTGAGTTTGCAATTCCTTTATGTCAAATACCTAAGCTGTGCGCTAAAACTTGTTGAGCAACTGTTACATGACTTTCAGTTACTTGACAATTATAGTCAATATTATTCATGTTTCTTTAGAGTTCTAACTGAATTGCTGTTGCTTAAACATTTGAAAGCCATTGCCATACATATGATGTGTACCATGTGATCATTCATTATTCATTGATGAGAAGAGCTTaattttttactattttcaTAATTATCTATTAAGTTAACTTGTTGGATATTTTATCAATCATGGTTGGTGTTTGCTTCGTATAAATTTGATAGCTTTACAATCGCTCTTTCTTTAGCTGTCTTGAgttatttcatcttttttttttttttgaagagctATAATAGTCCACTATACGGTCATTTCTAATTTAGCAATATTAAAAAGCATTTGTAGAAATTTTTGCTAAtattttgagttttaattttatGTGTACATCTCTGTTTACATGTACAAGTTTTTTATGTCTTTCAGGAACCTCTAGGTGGTGCGCACACTGATCCATCTTGGACTTCCCAACAGATAAAGCTTATGGTCACAAAAGCCATGGAGGTATATGTTGTTTTATCATTTTGTGCCCATAAACTAAACTATTCATCAAGACTTGAGATATTCTGCAAAAGCATTGAGATACCATTTTATGTTATTCAGGAGCTTGGAGTTATGGATATAGATGGGTTGCTAAGCCAACGACATCTGAAATTCCGGGCACTTGGGGGATTTGTGGAAGGTGAGCCGGTGGATCCAGAGAAGAAACACGGcatgaagaagaaggaagctGGCCTCGCTCAAATCACAGCTGATATAGAGACAGAAATTGAAAATCTCAAGAAGACAACAAAAGAAGCCAAGGGCAAGTCTCTAGCTCCCATCATCTCGGACGAGGCTATAGAGAAACTGATGCAAGAAGTAGATAAGGAAATGACAAATGCCTTTATTGCAATGGGCCTGCAAGAGAAGCTGGAAGCTCTGAAGATGGAGCTGTCCGAATCTCCTGACACCCCTGATCAGACACTTAGTCCTTCATTGAAGGAAAAGGTAGACAGGCTGATGCAAGaatttaagcataatttatcctACCCTGGATCCTATATGGCATTAAAGCAGAAGCTTGAGATGTTATCAGAGGCTAGCAGGATGAAGGAGCAGAGGATGAAGGGAGAGAAGCTGAAGAAAGAGATCAATGAGAAACTCCAAGAGCAGGCAAAGGGAAAGATGGAGATTCTTAGAAAGGCATGGGAGAAGGCAGCAAAGGGAGAGAAATTGGATGaaaatcagatcgaggaggtagAAAAGGCCAAGGAAGAGCTGAAGGAGATGCTAAAGTCAGTGAACCTGGAGGTGGTGGGACCAGGGAAGAAGATAGTGCCCACCGCCCCACCGGGCCTAGAGGAGATATTAACAAAGGCAGATGATGTgataaagaaagaaatagagGCAGTGATCAGTAAAGCAGGGTTAAGAGGGAAGGTAGATGAATTAAAGGCAGAGATAGCGAGTGGTGCAAGTAAAGAAAAGGTGGAAAATTTGCTGAAGGAGATAAGAGAAGGAATCGCTGCTGTAATGGATACAATGGAtctgaagaagaaggttgaaagtACTGTGGAATCACCAGTACAGGAAACAGTTGGTGCTAGTAGCTCTTAAGGGATGAGGTATTAAATTCATGCTAGACTTGATGTTGTTTATGGATATCTGTGGAAGTCATTCCCGCAATAGTTTGAGGATTTTTTTTCCGTCCTTGATTTTTCTCTATGATGGTGAACTTATTTGAGATTGATTTACGAATTATGTTGGGCATCTGTCTCTCAGGTTCTTTAACGCtggaaaatgtactgaaatgttTGATGCAGAGGAACAAATAAGtttgataaataaaaatttcGATATGTGTTAGTAGATTTAGTCTAGCAGTCTTAGTTTCTTGCAGAGGAACAATTAGTTTCCTTGAGCCCAAGTTGCTTGCTGTTAATCGATGAGCTTGTTAAGCACACATATCGATCAATCTGTTAATACTAGTTGGAAGAAGCATAAACTTGTTGGTAAAAAAACAAGAAACTATCATCTGGTGTTATCAGGAGTCAGATTGATCTTCTCATTTGGAATACATATTTtccccatttgattttttttccccctcatcCTTCTCTTCAGCATTGCCGTTGATGCTCTGAGAGTTTCTTCAATCCTGGAGGAAAGATGTCACCAAGCTATTAACAAGTATTCCGCGAGGATAATGCTTGTCCAGCAGAGTGCAGCAGCCATCTCAAACATTGTAATGGGAGTCCATCTAAGAGCAATCTCCTGCTTGTACCATTGGAAAATGTTAGGTCGTTCGAAAACAACATACTTGGCTAGTTTCTATTTTCTAAATACCTGCGCATGCGGTATTTTCATCTCCTTCATATGTTTAAAGATTTATTTTGTCAGGTCTCGACGCAACGACGAGAAGATCATCAATTATTTACACATTTCGATCATTGTAGAGCAGTGAAGATCAAGATTCCACACCCTCTTGATGGATTTTTTGAAGGCATGATATAGTCAAATGGCTAAGTGTTCTCTCATTAacaaggaaaaatgtttgaCGGATGTTCTAGCTCATAACCCCTTCATTAAACCTCTATCggattataaatctccttttttttattcacATCTTTAGCATGCCCTGGTTCGCCTTTCTTAAGCCTTGTATACGTATGTCCAACCAAGACACATCACATCCCATTTTTGATCCTATTATTTTTCTGTGTAACCACCTAATTAgcccagcattttttttttgaaggagaAAAATATAGTGCTAATTACATGGGTTCGACCTAATTAGCACTATTTACTGCATGATTATCATGATAAGCCAAGAAAAACTCAGCCTAAGACTCGTCTGAAGAAAATGATGAACGATTCAACTATTCATTTATGTCACATGCATTATAGATGAGAATGATATGGTCAATTGTTATTAGCCTGttttataatttttctaagCTTGCCCTACCAAAGGTGGATCTATTAGACTATTACAGAGTTCGCATGCTCCTCATAGAAGTTTCTTCGCATACGTAAATGATAGACATGTCCTTTGCATTCTATCACCTATATAATGACATCGCATCTATCCATAAATAATGCACCAAAATATTCATATAAAATTAATGAATAATGTAAATCTTGTTCATTTACTGTAGACTTTTTTCCGAGATAATTACATCTGCTATATGTAATGCACATGTATCTACGTTTCTTTTTGAagcttgctaaaaaaaaaaatctggtatCATAATCTAATAGCTCTTGTGAAAAAGCCCCGAACCCTTTTAGCTGCATGACACGCGCCTCCTTAAGAAATCATAATTTTTGACAGCGATAAAAAAAAGTCAGAAATTGTCATATCCCAAGTTCATTACATTCTTTAATTGATTCGAAAAATTAACATAATTTTGTTCTATATCCATCTAGGTCAGATTGAATTAGatttactatttattttattaagctATTGAATATTTTAAGTCCGACTAAGTCAAGACTAATCACACATGACTACCTGAGctacaaacatatatatattgacCATTCAATTATTTCTCAATTGAGTTGATGAGTCTCCTCTCTTgctcttaaaaaatatatatatataatatattttttataaaattttaattagaaaaataattatatcaaTTTACGATGTGTTAATTTACTAGTGGGACAGGTCGACCATGAGAAGAACAATAAtacttttttagattttttgcatgaatacttttttaagaatttaaatttgcacaaatttttttaaaaaatttatatttatctcTATATCCTCATAATATACTGTTTTTGTACAAATGTTCATAATATAACgttcttctaacaccgttaataaaaaatatatttattttaattaaaaataaaataaatttttgaaattgttTTTTTGTTCTCTATCACGATCGTCTTATACatgtttctttttgcacatttactcattaaagatattttagttattttaatttgaaactattaattttttaacggtgttagatgccatgcgtacatatgcaaaaataagaaaaaaaataaaatagtaaaataagtgtttgacaatatatatatatatatatatatatatatatatattatttttttaaaaaaagtattcagacaatatttgatttttttttttttttgtgaagcaGGCTGATGACTACTAATTAAAATTGAGATAAAAAAACGAAGTGACCATTTTAAGACATCGTGCTGTAACTTCTTGGATTACATTTCAGCAAGCAGATTGTCTTATATCATGATAATACTAAGATGGTTGTAAACCAGCAGCATGCCTTTTACATCCAGCCACTGAAGGAGGATTATTCATAGCTGAATAATCTTTACATTGTGAGCTAAAAGAATATAGATACATCACCAGGACATTTAAAGTTGTTGGACGGATCATCTATTTACAAGCACATCACACGCACACTGAAATCTGGACCGAAACTTCATCTAGAACTCCACATAACACCAACAGCAAGCACGGATGAGGAAACAAACAGCACCTAGACGATGCTTCCGCTGATCCCCTAACCTTCTATTGTGATCAAATTTAGGCACTGAAGCACCCAAGTACCTTCTTTGGATAAAGTCCTTTGGCGTGATATTTTGCAGCTGTCTCCTCTGCCTTTAAGATCTCCTCTCCCCGCTTGGCCTCAACAATTGCTCTCTTCTCTGCTGCTGCCTTGTGGATCATGGCGATTTTGTTCTTCATTTTTTCGGCATATTCCGCCTTCTTCATCTCAAGTGCTTCCTGTTCATACAGTTGTAACTCACAGCTTGCTTTCGAGTGGCAAACACAAGCATGATGAAAGGTGAACTGATTGATGATGATTACGGGAATTGACTGAATCAGCAGTTTAACTACATGCAAGTTTCTGTTTATTCCACAAGCACTTCATGACATTTTGTGTTCAGTTTTTCGGGCCCCACTTTGTTGTAAAATTATagatggagagaaggaagaacttatCAGTTGAGGCGTGATTTCACTGTCCTTAAGAATAGATCGCGCCCCTCGGAGAATGGATCTCGGTGTAGCAGGTAATGGCGGCCTATCCTCCAGGATACAACAACTGGATCACTCCAAGCGTACACCCGCAGATGCAGTGATACTATCGAACAGCCCAGAACCGCTCAGGAAGATAGAACAGAGAAGTCCTCTTCGGGAACACAGAAAACAGAAGACTCTCGGGAAcgcagaaaaaaaaacagagagagaggaagataaGTTTTTTTTATCTTAATCCTCGGATCTGATAGGGTTTAAAAAGAGAGGCGTTTTGAAAAGATACGGGCGTTTTTAAAAGACGCGACGTTTTATCAAgagataaaacaaaacaaaagacgCGACGTTATCAAacaaaataattcaaaaaataaaacggCAAAAAGAAACCTGGCTCAAGCCCACacccgcggggggggggggggggtccccCCTGCGCGTGATAATCGCAACGCGCCCGGTTAAACGTTTCCGGATCGGATTCGCCAATTTTGGCTTGGACCTCCATTGGGCTCGCGCGTGggctactttctttctttgcttcaccaagttaaaaggttgaatactatataaagatcttttgagttttgttcctttccaatgtgggactaaagaaagtacactagacaaaaagacaaaagacaaagaagggcagactcggaattttgaaatattccaaCACACTTCCCTTCCGGGGCCCATGAAGTATTTGGGTTCGAAGATGATCTTATCAAACTTAAACCGAAAACTTTCAGAAATTTTGGAGCCAATGAAGTTATTGCATTCGAAGTATTATTTTTATCAACCTTAAACTGTGTTGAGCCATTAATTTCAGAAATTTTTACTGGTATCTTGTTTGACTATCATTCTTGTTGACTTTAAGTTTCTAAGGAGCCTGACTTTGCTGTTTCAGTAATTTCTAAGACCAGTAATGGATATAATGGTGGTAGAAACAATGAGCTATTCAAACAGCCTTGCATGTATGAAGGAAGACTACGCTTACCTCAATTTTTCTCAACTCAGCTTCCACTGCTGCCTTCTTTGTGTTCTCCCATGAAGCAATAGATGACATCTTCTTCTGAGATCTGTTTGGGATTATCAAGTCCTTAGATGGAAAAGCATATAAAACTCCTATTATATAGAAAAATCATTAAGGTTTTG
Proteins encoded in this window:
- the LOC103719410 gene encoding acetyl-coenzyme A carboxylase carboxyl transferase subunit alpha, chloroplastic-like, whose translation is MNSLSLSPVVNGGESCSFVSGSHINLRKTSLAADLQRSPFNGIRGAWLKHLGLSTATNGRRFSVCSKVRKVQKHEYPWPDDIDPNLKSGHLSYLSHFKPAMEKPKPVTLPFEKPLIDLEKKIIDVRKMAEETGLDFSDQINLLESKYQQALKDLYTHLTPIQRLSIARHPNRPTFLDHVLNITDKWVELHGDRAGYDDPAIVTGLGSIDGKSYMFIGHQKGRNTKENIQRNFGMPTPHGYRKALRMMKYADHHGFPIITFIDTPGAYADLKSEELGQGEAIAQNLRTMFGLKVPIVTVVIGEGGSGGALAIGCANKIFMLENSVFYVASPEACAAILWKTSSAAPMAAEKLRITAAELCKLKIADGIIPEPLGGAHTDPSWTSQQIKLMVTKAMEELGVMDIDGLLSQRHLKFRALGGFVEGEPVDPEKKHGMKKKEAGLAQITADIETEIENLKKTTKEAKGKSLAPIISDEAIEKLMQEVDKEMTNAFIAMGLQEKLEALKMELSESPDTPDQTLSPSLKEKVDRLMQEFKHNLSYPGSYMALKQKLEMLSEASRMKEQRMKGEKLKKEINEKLQEQAKGKMEILRKAWEKAAKGEKLDENQIEEVEKAKEELKEMLKSVNLEVVGPGKKIVPTAPPGLEEILTKADDVIKKEIEAVISKAGLRGKVDELKAEIASGASKEKVENLLKEIREGIAAVMDTMDLKKKVESTVESPVQETVGASSS
- the LOC120104268 gene encoding remorin-like — protein: MGEEEAKKMEASAEAEKGLPEEKVVAQPPPEEKPDESKALAVVEKVADSPPPEKSAAGSADRDAVLARVATEKRISLIKAWEESEKTKAENKSQKKMSSIASWENTKKAAVEAELRKIEEALEMKKAEYAEKMKNKIAMIHKAAAEKRAIVEAKRGEEILKAEETAAKYHAKGLYPKKVLGCFSA